From a single Rutidosis leptorrhynchoides isolate AG116_Rl617_1_P2 chromosome 5, CSIRO_AGI_Rlap_v1, whole genome shotgun sequence genomic region:
- the LOC139850519 gene encoding inositol-3-phosphate synthase-like — translation MFIESFKVESPNVKYSEDEIHSLYNYDTTELVHEEKNGAYQWVVKPKTVKYEFKTQARVPKLGVMLVGWGGNNGSTLTAGVIANREGISWATKEKVQQANYFGSLTQASTIRVGSFNGEEIYAPFKSLLPMVNPDDIVFGGWDISSMNLADSMARAKVLDIDLQKQLRPYMESMVPLPGIFDPDFIAANQGARADNVIKGTKNEQIQQVIKDIREFKEANKVDKVVVLWTANTERYSNVMVGLNDTMESLFASLDRNEAEISPSTLFAIACILENVPFINGSPQNTFVPGVIELAIKRNSLIGGDDFKSGQTKMKSVLVDFLVGAGIKPTSIVSYNHLGNNDGMNLSAPQTFRSKEISKSNVVDDMVSSNAILYEPGEHPDHVVVIKYVPYVGDSKRAMDEYTSEIFMGGKSTIVMHNTCEDSLLAAPIILDLVLLAELSTRIQLKSEDEGKFHSFHPVATILSYLTKAPLVPPGTPVVNALAKQRAMLENIMRACVGLAPENNMILEYK, via the exons ATGTTTATCGAAAGCTTTAAGGTAGAAAGCCCCAACGTTAAATACAGTGAGGATGAAATTCATTCACTGTATAATTACGATACCACAGAGCTTGTTCATGAGGAGAAAAATGGTGCTTATCAGTGGGTTGTTAAGCCCAAAACTGTTAAATATGAGTTTAAAACTCAGGCCCGTGTTCCCAAATTAGG GGTTATGCTTGTTGGATGGGGAGGAAACAATGGATCAACTCTAACTGCTGGTGTTATCGCAAATCGCGA GGGAATATCTTGGGCAACAAAAGAAAAAGTGCAACAAGCAAACTACTTTGGTTCTTTGACTCAAGCATCAACTATCCGAGTTGGATCATTTAATGGAGAGGAGATTTATGCTCCTTTCAAGAGTCTTCTTCCTATG GTGAACCCAGACGACATAGTTTTTGGAGGGTGGGACATTAGTAGCATGAACTTGGCTGATTCCATGGCAAGAGCCAAGGTTTTGGACATTGATCTCCAAAAACAGTTAAGGCCTTACATGGAATCAATGGTCCCACTTCCTGGTATCTTTGACCCTGACTTCATTGCTGCCAACCAAGGTGCACGTGCAGACAACGTGATCAAAGGAACCAAAAATGAACAAATCCAACAGGTCATTAAGGACATCAG GGAGTTTAAGGAGGCCAACAAGGTAGACAAAGTGGTGGTTCTATGGACTGCAAACACAGAAAGATACAGTAATGTTATGGTTGGGCTTAACGACACAATGGAAAGCCTATTTGCATCATTAGACAGAAATGAAGCTGAGATTTCTCCATCAACTTTGTTTGCTATTGCTTGTATTCTTGAAAATGTGCCTTTCATCAATGGCAGCCCACAAAACACTTTCGTCCCTG GGGTTATTGAATTGGCTATCAAGAGGAATAGTTTGATTGGTGGAGATGATTTCAAGAGTGGTCAAACTAAGATGAAGTCTGTTCTTGTTGATTTTCTTGTTGGAGCTGGTATAAAG CCAACGTCCATCGTGAGCTATAATCACTTGGGAAACAACGATGGGATGAACTTATCTGCTCCACAAACATTTCGATCCAAGGAGATCTCAAAGAGCAACGTTGTAGATGATATGGTTTCTAGCAATGCTATCTTATATGAGCCTGGCGAGCATCCTGACCATGTGGTCGTCATCAAG TACGTCCCATACGTTGGAGATAGCAAGAGAGCAATGGACGAGTACACGTCTGAGATCTTTATGGGCGGTAAAAGCACGATCGTAATGCATaacacgtgtgaggactcactaTTGGCTGCTCCAATCATCTTGGACTTGGTCCTACTTGCTGAGCTCAGCACTCGCATTCAACTCAAATCTGAAGATGAG GGAAAGTTTCATTCGTTTCACCCTGTGGCTACCATTCTGAGTTACCTAACAAAGGCCCCTCTT gtACCACCAGGCACACCAGTTGTGAATGCACTAGCAAAACAGAGGGCAATGCTAGAGAACATAATGAGGGCTTGTGTTGGATTGGCACCAGAGAACAATATGATCTTGGAATACAAGTGA